The Tepidamorphus gemmatus sequence GTCCAGCGGAACTGGGCCGGATGGTGCGCGACCACGGGCTTGCCATCACGCTGTTCCAGCCCTTCCGCGATTTCGAGGGTCTACCGGAACCCCTGCGCAGCCGGGCCTTCGCCCGCGCCCGCCGAAAGTTCGACATCATGGCCGAGATGGGCACCGACCTGATCCTCGTGTGCTCTTCGGTGCATCCGGCCTCGATGGGCGGGATCGACCGGTTGGCCGCGGATTTCGCAGAGCTTGGCGCGATCGCCGCCGAACGGGGCCTGCGCGTCGGCTACGAGGCGCTGGCCTGGGGGCGTCACATCAACGACCACCGCGACGCTTGGGAAGTTGTGCGTCGTGCCGATCACCCTGCGGTGGGTTTGATCCTCGACAGTTTCCATACGCTCGGGCGCGGCATAGATCCCGACACCATCCGCAGCATTCCCGGCGACCGGATCTTCTTCGTCCAACTCGCCGATGCGCCGCGCATCCCGATGGACCTGCTCTACTGGTCACGGCACTTCCGCAACATGCCGGGCGAGGGAGATCTCGATGTGACCGGCTTCATGCGGGCAGTGGCCGCGACGGGATATGCCGGGCCGCTAAGTCTGGAGATCTTCAACGACGAATTCCGGGCCGGGCTGCCCCGGCTCGTGGCACTGGACGGGCATCGCGCGCTGGTCGCGCTGATGGACGAGGTGCGCCGCGCCGAGCCGGCGCTGGATGTCGATCTGCCCGCCTTTCCGGCCCCGGCAACGGTGGAGCGCGTCGAGTTCGTCGAATTCGCGACCTCCGAGGCGGAAGCACCGGCGCTGGCCGCGCTGCTGATGACGCTGGGCTTTGCCGAGACCGGGCACCATCGCTCGAAACCGGTACGCCGCTTTGCGCAGGGTGGGGTCAACGTGCTGATCAACACCGCGACCAAGGGTTTTGCGCACGCCGCCTTCGTCAACCATGGCACCTGCGTCAGCGAGATCGCGCTGGCCGTGCCCGACGCCCGCGCTGCTCATGCGCGGGGTGTCGCGCTGGGGGCCGAACCCTTCGGCGATCCGCCGGGACCAGGCGAAATGGCCATTCCCGGGC is a genomic window containing:
- a CDS encoding bifunctional sugar phosphate isomerase/epimerase/4-hydroxyphenylpyruvate dioxygenase family protein, producing the protein MKTSIATVCIAGTLEEKLAAIAAAGFDGVEIFEQDFIASDIGPAELGRMVRDHGLAITLFQPFRDFEGLPEPLRSRAFARARRKFDIMAEMGTDLILVCSSVHPASMGGIDRLAADFAELGAIAAERGLRVGYEALAWGRHINDHRDAWEVVRRADHPAVGLILDSFHTLGRGIDPDTIRSIPGDRIFFVQLADAPRIPMDLLYWSRHFRNMPGEGDLDVTGFMRAVAATGYAGPLSLEIFNDEFRAGLPRLVALDGHRALVALMDEVRRAEPALDVDLPAFPAPATVERVEFVEFATSEAEAPALAALLMTLGFAETGHHRSKPVRRFAQGGVNVLINTATKGFAHAAFVNHGTCVSEIALAVPDARAAHARGVALGAEPFGDPPGPGEMAIPGLRGVGGSLLRLVDAGSGEADLWDVDFRPVASVGEGAGLKAIDHIAQTMRYDEMLSWTLFYTTLFSAEKAPMLDVADPDGLVRSQAVQAGALRVTLNGAQGQRTLAGQFFAQTFGAATQHIALATDDIMATADRLEALGFQALPIGANYYDDLAARFDLSAGHIDALRARNLLYDRDETGSGGEFLQLYSRPFGDGMFFEIVERRGGYAGYGAANAPFRLAAQRRLMRPVDMPQR